The Candidatus Polarisedimenticolia bacterium genome window below encodes:
- a CDS encoding glycosyltransferase family 39 protein, whose protein sequence is MEETARENHPPLYFLLLSLWTKLGPPGEGWARFLSVVLGTLLVGAVYRLSQKLGMKETGLLACLFLAFSPWAVWHSQDARMYPLALLCAVVSLTLFLEYIEEGGSAGKPILGALALTASLYSHLYAISAFPVLGLYLLRRRKEIPRRRWWTAALAVFGVCVVWLPWVMVVLSIHHHAGFYKPLSLFTVPYTLFVFSVGYSLGPSLQELRAYVSHPALPHQYWVVVLAAAVLFGGLLAAGAWRCRAALRRRGEFLLLLFWIPLAVPVCVTLLNGEIDFNARYAFLSFPALLLLLSLGVSRCRSRFLRWGAACAVLAFMTASLVSHFTDQRYAKEDARQAHRLVESMRSAEDCILVIGVTPAYQYYEGGAVRSRWLDFRYPDRVPESAEEIRRWSATCPRLWFVAGRTWEEDPQGMARPTLEKFFVSREEWDVHGVHILEMEPRKRRSS, encoded by the coding sequence TTGGAAGAGACGGCGCGCGAGAATCATCCCCCGCTCTATTTCCTGCTGCTCAGCCTGTGGACCAAGCTAGGCCCGCCCGGAGAGGGCTGGGCGAGGTTCTTGTCGGTCGTTCTCGGGACGCTTTTGGTTGGGGCTGTGTACCGGCTCAGCCAGAAGCTGGGCATGAAGGAAACGGGGCTTCTCGCCTGCCTCTTTCTGGCCTTCTCTCCGTGGGCGGTATGGCATTCGCAAGATGCGCGCATGTACCCCCTCGCTCTCCTTTGCGCGGTCGTTTCCCTGACCCTTTTCCTCGAGTACATCGAGGAAGGAGGGAGCGCAGGAAAGCCAATCCTGGGCGCGCTGGCGCTCACCGCCTCCCTCTATTCCCATCTCTACGCGATCTCAGCGTTTCCGGTGCTCGGCCTGTACCTGCTGCGCCGGCGCAAGGAAATCCCTAGGCGCCGCTGGTGGACCGCGGCGCTTGCCGTCTTCGGGGTCTGCGTGGTCTGGCTGCCCTGGGTGATGGTCGTCCTGAGCATCCACCACCATGCCGGATTCTACAAGCCTCTGAGCCTGTTCACGGTACCCTACACATTGTTCGTTTTCAGCGTCGGCTACAGCTTGGGACCTTCCCTACAGGAGCTGCGCGCTTACGTGTCCCATCCCGCCCTCCCGCACCAGTATTGGGTCGTGGTGCTCGCCGCCGCCGTGCTGTTCGGAGGTCTGCTCGCCGCCGGGGCGTGGAGGTGCCGGGCCGCGCTGCGCCGCCGCGGGGAATTCTTGCTGCTGCTTTTCTGGATCCCCCTGGCGGTTCCGGTCTGCGTCACCCTGCTCAACGGCGAGATCGATTTCAACGCGCGCTACGCCTTCCTCTCCTTCCCCGCCCTTCTCCTCCTCTTGAGTCTCGGCGTGAGCCGCTGCCGGAGTCGGTTCCTGCGCTGGGGTGCGGCGTGCGCGGTGCTCGCCTTCATGACGGCGAGCCTCGTTTCCCATTTCACCGACCAGAGATATGCAAAAGAGGACGCCCGGCAGGCGCATCGGCTCGTCGAGTCGATGCGGAGCGCCGAGGACTGTATCCTAGTGATCGGTGTCACCCCGGCCTATCAGTACTACGAGGGAGGCGCCGTTCGCAGCCGCTGGCTCGATTTTCGTTATCCTGACCGGGTCCCGGAGTCCGCCGAGGAAATCCGGCGGTGGTCGGCAACCTGCCCCCGCCTTTGGTTCGTCGCCGGCCGGACATGGGAGGAGGATCCGCAGGGGATGGCCCGTCCGACGCTGGAGAAGTTCTTTGTCTCCCGCGAAGAGTGGGACGTCCACGGGGTGCACATCCTGGAGATGGAGCCCCGGAAACGCCGGAGTTCTTGA
- a CDS encoding polysaccharide deacetylase family protein: MESLDREKVVIPRIALTFDDGTIDFVREALPVLSRLGLPATLYVSPALVGREGYLDWSDLATVVQAPGITLGSHGLDHKSLGKLDLEEAKRQVNRSRQQIEERLGVRVTSMAYPYGTRRDFNEGVKKLVQEAGYQAACTSMNGVNRSHADRFELKRTKIEQGDCMLFPKILLGRLDGWSLVDRYLSSLQSRYA; the protein is encoded by the coding sequence TTGGAATCCCTCGACCGTGAAAAAGTCGTGATCCCGCGAATCGCCCTGACGTTCGACGATGGAACAATCGATTTTGTTAGGGAAGCGCTCCCCGTTCTCTCGAGGTTGGGTCTTCCGGCGACTCTCTACGTCAGCCCGGCACTCGTGGGAAGAGAAGGATATCTGGACTGGAGCGATCTGGCTACGGTGGTGCAAGCTCCCGGGATCACGCTGGGATCCCATGGCCTCGACCATAAGTCCTTGGGAAAGCTCGATCTGGAAGAGGCCAAACGTCAGGTAAATCGCTCACGGCAGCAAATCGAGGAACGCCTCGGAGTGCGGGTGACCAGCATGGCCTACCCTTATGGAACGCGGCGTGATTTCAATGAAGGCGTCAAGAAGCTCGTTCAAGAGGCGGGCTACCAAGCAGCCTGTACTTCCATGAATGGTGTGAACCGAAGCCATGCGGACCGTTTTGAGCTCAAGAGAACGAAGATTGAGCAAGGAGACTGCATGTTGTTCCCCAAGATTTTGCTCGGTCGGCTGGACGGCTGGTCACTCGTCGATCGATATTTGTCGTCATTGCAGAGCCGCTACGCGTAA
- a CDS encoding WecB/TagA/CpsF family glycosyltransferase — protein sequence MNLGVPALTPQRRLGERKKQLDLLGVRFDRLSREQALEALEAEFGRREHRKVYIVNAHTLNLAWKDPYYRRVLNEADFLLNDGSGVGLAARLRGQSFPANLVGTDLVPLLCARAVARGSGVFLLGGRAGVPERAANRLQDYVPGLQVCGYRHGYFSRSETGDLIQQINNSKASILLVAFGNPLQEIWIHENAPKIHCDLSIGVGGLFDHLAGRLRRAPIWMRRAGIEWVHILVNQPHKWKRYLLGNPLFVIRAIGNRLGWGP from the coding sequence ATGAACCTCGGCGTACCCGCCCTCACGCCGCAGCGTCGGTTGGGTGAACGTAAGAAGCAGCTCGACCTTCTGGGAGTGCGATTCGACCGGCTGTCCCGTGAACAGGCGCTCGAGGCCCTGGAGGCCGAATTCGGTCGACGTGAACACCGCAAGGTATACATCGTCAACGCTCATACTCTCAATCTGGCCTGGAAGGACCCATACTACCGGCGCGTTCTCAACGAGGCGGATTTCCTGCTTAACGACGGCAGCGGAGTCGGCCTTGCTGCGCGTCTACGGGGACAGAGTTTCCCAGCCAACCTCGTGGGCACCGATCTTGTCCCGCTGCTTTGCGCTCGCGCGGTGGCTCGTGGGAGTGGCGTGTTCCTTCTCGGGGGCAGGGCGGGAGTGCCGGAAAGGGCCGCTAACCGATTGCAGGACTACGTCCCTGGCCTCCAGGTCTGCGGATACCGTCACGGCTATTTCTCCAGGTCAGAAACGGGGGACCTCATACAGCAAATCAACAACTCCAAGGCAAGCATTCTCTTGGTGGCGTTCGGCAACCCACTGCAAGAGATCTGGATCCATGAGAACGCCCCGAAGATCCATTGCGACCTCTCCATCGGAGTCGGAGGACTTTTCGATCACCTTGCCGGTCGGCTGCGCCGGGCGCCCATTTGGATGCGCCGGGCGGGAATCGAGTGGGTTCACATCCTCGTGAACCAACCTCATAAATGGAAGCGTTACCTTCTCGGCAATCCGCTTTTCGTGATTCGAGCCATCGGCAACCGGTTGGGGTGGGGGCCATGA
- a CDS encoding flippase, producing the protein MEKSDVGPELRDELSQESDQGEPRMSVTARNTLRNTTLLVAFEVANPLLSLLLVGTMTRRLGPDGTGGYNLLLNFFFVAHSVTSLGLNSLLTREVARDRRSARAFLCTAGVVGILGSLFVAAGMMVALRLANYGPVLEQGGWFVALALLPSIMILYSEAIFIAFEKVQYIVIMAIVENAGRVFAGLWLLRRGFGVVPLIASFALFRFLTLAINLLLFHRRIAPLSWAYEPGVLRRLLRSIPVFGTIFIVATLYWRADVFMLSKMGTLAAVGFYTVGYRLFSIAQVVPKSFNTTIYPVFSKLFHNSPDDFRAANSVSIRYMLVVMLPIAAGISGLAAPLVRLLFGPDFSPAAAVLAIVIWTLVPYGIVRILASSLFASDRQIVDLKVNLMGLITNLLLNMALIPRLGMIGCAWATVASIVCFLAYQCFFLRKEIGPVFRQAEIAKPVLATALLMLWLWLTPAIPLILRILGGALIYGLLILFMQVVRLRELRAVVPERLLVLLPEEREP; encoded by the coding sequence GTGGAGAAGTCGGACGTGGGACCAGAACTCCGCGACGAGCTTTCCCAGGAATCAGATCAGGGCGAACCGCGAATGAGCGTCACCGCAAGAAACACACTCCGCAACACGACTTTGCTGGTGGCTTTCGAGGTCGCCAACCCTCTTCTATCTCTGCTGCTCGTCGGGACGATGACCCGTCGTCTGGGTCCGGACGGAACGGGAGGCTATAACCTTCTCCTCAATTTTTTCTTCGTGGCCCACTCTGTGACGTCGTTAGGCCTGAACTCACTCCTCACTCGCGAGGTCGCCCGGGATCGGCGCAGCGCACGAGCTTTCCTTTGCACGGCGGGGGTGGTGGGGATCCTGGGCTCCCTCTTTGTGGCGGCTGGCATGATGGTTGCCCTGCGTCTGGCAAATTACGGGCCGGTGCTCGAGCAAGGCGGCTGGTTCGTCGCCCTGGCGCTGCTCCCATCCATCATGATTCTCTATAGTGAAGCGATCTTCATTGCCTTCGAGAAAGTGCAATACATCGTCATCATGGCGATCGTGGAGAACGCGGGAAGAGTCTTCGCGGGACTGTGGCTCCTTCGACGAGGCTTCGGGGTTGTGCCTCTGATCGCGTCATTCGCCTTGTTCCGCTTTCTGACCCTAGCGATCAACCTCCTCCTGTTTCACCGTCGAATTGCTCCGTTGTCCTGGGCCTATGAGCCGGGCGTGCTCAGGCGGCTTCTGCGCAGTATCCCCGTGTTCGGGACGATTTTCATAGTGGCGACCCTCTACTGGCGCGCGGATGTTTTCATGTTGTCAAAGATGGGCACTCTCGCAGCCGTTGGATTCTATACCGTTGGCTATCGTCTTTTCTCTATTGCTCAGGTCGTTCCGAAGAGCTTCAATACCACCATCTACCCAGTTTTTTCGAAGCTTTTTCATAATTCACCGGACGACTTTCGGGCCGCGAACAGCGTCTCCATCCGTTACATGCTGGTCGTGATGCTTCCGATCGCGGCGGGCATCAGTGGGTTAGCGGCGCCCTTGGTGCGACTCCTTTTCGGCCCGGACTTCTCACCGGCAGCCGCCGTCCTCGCGATCGTCATCTGGACCCTAGTTCCCTATGGGATCGTCCGGATTTTAGCCTCCAGCCTTTTCGCTTCGGACCGGCAGATAGTCGATCTGAAAGTGAACCTGATGGGATTGATCACCAATCTACTGTTGAACATGGCTCTCATTCCTCGATTGGGCATGATCGGCTGTGCCTGGGCGACCGTCGCCTCCATCGTTTGCTTTCTTGCCTACCAATGCTTCTTCCTGAGGAAGGAAATCGGTCCGGTCTTCCGGCAGGCTGAAATTGCGAAGCCGGTCCTTGCGACGGCGCTCCTCATGCTCTGGCTCTGGCTCACCCCGGCGATCCCGTTAATCCTTCGAATCCTCGGCGGCGCCCTTATTTACGGTCTTTTGATATTGTTCATGCAGGTCGTTCGCCTCCGAGAGCTGCGGGCAGTGGTTCCAGAAAGGCTTCTGGTGTTGCTGCCGGAGGAGCGCGAGCCATGA
- a CDS encoding polysaccharide deacetylase family protein gives MALLKDKIGSAEVWRAGFSLDRLAPAHLIEIVAAIAADVRPVLKPPLPEGRQAVVMLIHDVEEALPDDPRGLLSVRRGTEACLEAEARQGFRATYNLVGDFGPMIGDLGRRMVAEGHEVASHGLSHRVMADLSEADVRSEVKGSEDRIRGITGIEIQGFRSPRSRWSGSLLKVLSEKGYLWNAEADDSPYPYPIPLDDAGRVIRLPVAADDWDFVKRNASPRAVLKLWQREVRSAMERGAWIALGSHPSVLGVHPERTETFRDFLAWLADQEVKIMTAGEGAAWWRSRTWDQNSATSFPRNQIRANRE, from the coding sequence GTGGCCCTCCTGAAGGACAAGATAGGTTCAGCGGAGGTTTGGAGGGCCGGCTTCTCCCTGGATCGTCTCGCTCCGGCCCATCTGATCGAAATCGTCGCCGCCATCGCCGCCGACGTGCGGCCGGTCCTGAAGCCTCCTCTCCCGGAAGGGCGTCAGGCGGTTGTGATGCTCATTCACGACGTGGAGGAAGCCCTTCCGGACGATCCGCGAGGACTCCTCAGCGTGAGGCGGGGCACAGAAGCCTGCCTGGAAGCAGAGGCACGGCAGGGTTTCAGGGCGACCTACAATCTCGTGGGAGACTTCGGCCCGATGATCGGCGATCTCGGGCGACGCATGGTGGCGGAAGGGCATGAAGTCGCCAGCCATGGCTTGAGCCACCGGGTCATGGCCGATCTTTCCGAGGCCGACGTCCGCAGCGAAGTGAAGGGATCTGAGGATCGGATACGGGGAATCACGGGAATCGAGATTCAGGGGTTTCGTTCTCCCCGATCTCGCTGGAGTGGTTCTCTCTTGAAGGTGCTTTCCGAGAAAGGCTATCTCTGGAACGCGGAAGCTGACGATTCTCCCTATCCTTATCCCATACCGCTCGACGACGCGGGAAGAGTTATCCGGCTTCCCGTGGCCGCCGACGACTGGGACTTCGTGAAAAGAAACGCGTCGCCCCGAGCGGTGTTGAAGCTCTGGCAACGAGAAGTCCGCTCGGCCATGGAGCGCGGAGCCTGGATCGCCCTCGGCTCGCATCCGTCGGTTCTCGGGGTTCATCCTGAAAGAACGGAGACTTTCCGGGACTTCCTCGCCTGGCTTGCCGATCAAGAAGTCAAGATCATGACCGCGGGGGAAGGAGCGGCTTGGTGGAGAAGTCGGACGTGGGACCAGAACTCCGCGACGAGCTTTCCCAGGAATCAGATCAGGGCGAACCGCGAATGA
- a CDS encoding O-antigen ligase family protein, whose translation MSVGAFPARRTLWGRWLNRFKLPFPVLVTLGAGLALLLLGYGAIVNLRSIKYLVALIALGMVGCAFLVIPRKFNFFLYSLSFTLPFFVQFIITERDRSVFAVTGTVLIALTLSIIGLLTGAIEKSKLVFEPRITLPFIVFILACLVSGINTTDYTLTFMGIAQELEMLFLFLVLINVVTGEERVLLFLRGLYLAFVIECLIYYAQNLLGFSFDILGNTKYVGATDVEAGRIGSQRGTFGAAPATAAIYFSVLTLSLTGLYLSRKRLALRIKPILGMVLGGSCLILAAKRAPMSGFVLGVLTMVLLNSMWAHWAVKRLATVLASLAIPLLIFLPVFLLRASADHEAAYEERMNLTRISWNMVKSHPAIGVGFGTYDTMKRGYLPPEWKGWIYTVHNHYLLVLSETGIVGFVALIILHLSILRTAYRGIRIISPEFRPFQISLVAGLIAMYWEQNWDIFNSRPQNYLFWLVGAMAVFLPRAFPVTSEPA comes from the coding sequence GTGAGTGTCGGAGCATTTCCAGCACGTCGGACCCTCTGGGGCCGATGGCTGAACCGGTTCAAGCTACCGTTTCCGGTCCTGGTGACCCTGGGCGCTGGTCTCGCACTGCTCCTGCTCGGCTATGGAGCGATAGTCAACCTCCGCTCCATCAAGTATCTTGTTGCGCTCATCGCGCTGGGGATGGTCGGATGTGCCTTCCTGGTCATCCCGCGGAAGTTCAACTTCTTTTTATATTCGCTGAGTTTTACGCTCCCTTTCTTCGTCCAGTTCATCATCACGGAAAGGGACCGAAGCGTCTTTGCCGTAACCGGGACGGTCCTGATCGCGTTGACGCTGTCCATCATCGGACTCCTTACCGGCGCGATAGAGAAATCGAAACTTGTTTTCGAGCCAAGAATCACACTTCCATTCATCGTTTTCATCCTTGCCTGCCTGGTATCGGGTATCAATACCACCGATTACACGCTGACCTTCATGGGAATCGCCCAGGAACTGGAAATGCTTTTTCTCTTTCTCGTCCTGATCAACGTTGTCACGGGCGAAGAGCGTGTTTTGCTTTTCCTTCGCGGGCTCTACCTTGCCTTCGTCATCGAGTGCCTTATTTACTACGCGCAGAACCTTCTCGGCTTTTCCTTCGACATCCTAGGGAACACGAAGTATGTAGGGGCAACCGATGTCGAGGCTGGGCGCATCGGGAGCCAGCGCGGAACGTTCGGCGCTGCGCCCGCTACGGCAGCTATCTATTTTTCCGTGTTGACGCTCTCCCTCACCGGCCTCTACTTGAGCCGAAAGAGACTTGCACTGAGGATCAAGCCGATCCTCGGAATGGTTCTCGGTGGTTCATGTTTGATTCTGGCGGCCAAGAGAGCTCCCATGTCTGGGTTCGTCCTGGGCGTCCTGACGATGGTCCTCCTGAATTCGATGTGGGCACATTGGGCAGTGAAACGCCTTGCGACCGTCCTCGCGAGCCTCGCCATACCACTGCTGATTTTTCTGCCAGTCTTTCTGCTTCGCGCCTCCGCCGATCACGAGGCGGCCTATGAAGAAAGGATGAACTTGACTCGAATCTCCTGGAACATGGTCAAGTCCCATCCAGCGATCGGAGTCGGATTCGGAACGTACGACACGATGAAGCGAGGGTATCTGCCGCCTGAATGGAAAGGCTGGATCTACACGGTACATAATCACTACCTTTTGGTCTTGTCGGAGACGGGCATTGTTGGTTTCGTTGCTTTGATCATTCTCCATCTCAGCATCCTGAGAACGGCGTATAGGGGAATTCGAATCATCTCCCCCGAGTTTCGGCCATTTCAGATCTCACTCGTCGCCGGTTTGATCGCGATGTATTGGGAGCAGAACTGGGACATCTTCAACAGCCGGCCGCAGAACTACTTGTTCTGGCTCGTGGGAGCCATGGCGGTTTTCCTTCCACGGGCATTCCCCGTCACCAGTGAGCCGGCGTGA
- a CDS encoding nucleotide sugar dehydrogenase gives MRVVVVGLGYVGSVCAGCLARDGFEVIGIDISESKVRLVESGKSPVLEPGLDALVSEARSKGMLRAMTSLDEAARQAELFLVSVGTPSAKNGSSDLSHLLRAVGQIGSALKGVEKFQVVNVRSTVPPGTVRGRLIPLLEETSGRKVGQDLGVAMNPEFLREGTSIKDYDSAPFDLCGVSDPRSAELLKGFYAGKARPFHATTLETAELVKYVNNGFHALKVTFANEIGRLASHSGVDSLEVMRLLCEDRKLNISPAYLRPGMAFGGSCLPKDLRALVHEARRREVAVPLLEAILQSNEVHLETALKEILSHGRPRTAILGLSFKAGTDDLRESAMVLLVEGLLGKGVPVKIYDRNVRLSSLVGGNREYIEREIPHVGSLLVESLEEALRDAEVVVVGTDDAEIDRVRGLLKEGQILIDLVGRLAADGGPRPGGICW, from the coding sequence GTGAGAGTGGTCGTGGTCGGTCTCGGCTATGTCGGGTCGGTTTGCGCCGGCTGCCTCGCTCGCGACGGTTTCGAGGTGATCGGGATCGATATCAGCGAGTCCAAGGTCCGGCTCGTGGAGTCGGGAAAGAGCCCGGTCCTCGAACCGGGTCTCGATGCGCTGGTGTCAGAAGCAAGAAGCAAAGGGATGCTACGCGCCATGACGTCCTTGGACGAGGCGGCGCGGCAGGCCGAGCTTTTCCTCGTGTCGGTGGGGACCCCCTCGGCAAAGAACGGCTCTTCGGATCTTTCGCACCTCCTGCGGGCCGTGGGTCAGATCGGAAGCGCTCTCAAGGGGGTCGAGAAATTCCAGGTCGTCAACGTCCGAAGCACGGTGCCTCCGGGAACGGTCCGCGGCAGGTTGATTCCGCTCCTCGAGGAGACCAGCGGCCGGAAGGTGGGCCAGGATCTGGGCGTGGCGATGAACCCCGAATTTCTACGCGAAGGCACTTCCATCAAGGACTACGACTCGGCTCCTTTCGACCTCTGCGGAGTTTCGGATCCACGATCCGCCGAGCTCCTGAAGGGCTTTTACGCAGGAAAGGCACGGCCTTTCCACGCCACGACGCTGGAGACTGCGGAGCTCGTGAAGTACGTCAACAACGGGTTCCACGCCCTGAAGGTAACCTTCGCCAACGAGATCGGCAGGCTTGCGTCGCATTCCGGAGTGGACAGCCTGGAAGTGATGCGTCTGCTCTGCGAAGACCGAAAGCTGAACATCTCTCCCGCGTACCTTCGCCCCGGAATGGCGTTCGGCGGATCCTGCCTCCCGAAGGATCTGCGCGCCCTCGTCCACGAGGCGCGCCGCCGTGAAGTGGCCGTGCCGCTTCTCGAAGCGATCCTGCAGAGCAACGAAGTGCATCTCGAGACCGCGCTGAAGGAGATTCTCTCGCACGGCCGCCCGCGCACCGCCATCCTCGGGCTCAGTTTCAAGGCCGGAACGGACGACCTGCGGGAAAGCGCCATGGTCCTCCTCGTGGAAGGGCTTCTCGGAAAGGGCGTCCCGGTGAAGATCTACGATCGGAACGTCCGGCTCTCTTCCCTCGTGGGCGGCAACCGTGAATACATCGAGCGCGAGATCCCTCACGTCGGATCGCTGCTGGTGGAGTCGCTCGAGGAAGCCCTGCGCGACGCCGAAGTGGTAGTCGTCGGAACCGACGACGCTGAGATCGATCGGGTCCGCGGGTTGCTGAAGGAGGGGCAGATCCTCATCGATCTCGTCGGAAGGCTCGCCGCGGACGGCGGCCCCCGCCCGGGAGGAATCTGCTGGTGA
- a CDS encoding glycosyltransferase: MKRSSQATTTLDRDSRIGQRPAGARGRWIFITWYPYCRRSDALGSQLGAKSYLVHYLRFKSPAIAPIKYVLQTLKTLWILLKERPDGVMVANPPVVAPGIIWLGSLVFRYQFIIDCHSGAFQHARWKWSLPLQRYLARRALTSIVTNGHMAETVRSWGGRAEIVQDLALDLGFPERNGDGSFHVVYICTYSVDEPFVEAAEAARRLPEVSFSFTGDPSYATARFRENLPANVRLTGFIPDADYLSLLRHADAIMSLTRENHTMQRGGYEAVALEKPLITSDWPLLREVFSRGTVHVDNSADAIAGAVKKVRENAPGFRREMSELKLHRAKVSESQVQKLRELCQARVLGRSGA; the protein is encoded by the coding sequence ATGAAGCGGTCCTCGCAGGCCACGACGACCCTCGATCGGGACTCGCGCATCGGGCAACGTCCGGCCGGGGCGCGCGGTCGGTGGATCTTCATCACCTGGTATCCCTACTGCCGGCGCAGCGACGCGCTCGGCAGTCAGTTGGGAGCCAAGTCTTATCTGGTCCACTACCTGCGATTCAAGTCCCCGGCGATCGCACCCATCAAATATGTTCTTCAAACCCTGAAGACCCTTTGGATCCTCCTCAAGGAGCGGCCGGACGGAGTCATGGTCGCGAATCCACCGGTGGTCGCGCCAGGAATCATCTGGCTCGGCTCGCTCGTCTTCCGTTACCAGTTCATCATCGATTGCCATTCGGGCGCCTTCCAGCACGCTCGCTGGAAATGGTCGCTGCCGCTGCAGCGATATCTCGCCCGGCGCGCCTTGACGAGCATCGTCACCAATGGTCACATGGCCGAGACCGTGCGCTCCTGGGGCGGGCGGGCGGAGATCGTCCAGGACCTGGCTCTGGACCTTGGATTTCCCGAGAGAAACGGGGACGGTTCCTTTCACGTCGTCTATATCTGCACTTATTCGGTGGATGAGCCGTTCGTGGAGGCCGCGGAGGCGGCGCGCCGCCTGCCGGAAGTCTCTTTCTCCTTCACCGGCGATCCCTCCTATGCGACGGCGCGATTCCGCGAGAACCTGCCGGCCAACGTCCGCCTCACCGGTTTCATTCCTGATGCGGATTATCTCAGCCTTCTGCGTCACGCCGACGCCATTATGTCGCTGACCCGGGAAAACCACACGATGCAACGGGGCGGCTACGAGGCGGTCGCGCTGGAGAAGCCTCTGATCACGTCCGACTGGCCGTTGCTCCGGGAAGTCTTCTCACGGGGAACCGTCCACGTGGACAATTCCGCCGATGCGATCGCCGGCGCCGTCAAGAAGGTGCGGGAGAACGCCCCCGGCTTCCGCCGGGAGATGTCCGAGCTCAAGCTCCACCGGGCCAAAGTCAGCGAATCCCAGGTCCAGAAGCTGAGGGAGCTTTGTCAGGCGCGCGTCCTGGGGAGGAGCGGAGCGTGA